From Novosphingobium decolorationis, one genomic window encodes:
- the ppk2 gene encoding polyphosphate kinase 2, whose product MSVAGRLKKKDYEAALAPLQEELVGMARWAKATGARIVVLFEGRDTAGKGGAIRAVSSYLNPRQCRTVALGPPSAREQGEWYFQRYVQHLPSTGEIVLFDRSWYNRAGVEKVMGYATSAQVEQFLAQAPAFERMLVDDGILLFKYWLTCDQEQQEERLRERLEDPLKRWKLSPVDLAARAKYEAYSKARAAMLEATHSRHAPWTLVDFNDQKLGRLTLIRNLLDRLPDTRVDPPEIVIEPLEKAPAVEEFRLIEPIPPYEVP is encoded by the coding sequence CTGAGCGTGGCGGGGCGGCTGAAGAAGAAGGACTACGAGGCCGCCCTCGCGCCGCTGCAGGAAGAACTTGTCGGTATGGCCCGCTGGGCCAAGGCGACCGGCGCGCGCATCGTGGTCCTCTTCGAGGGCCGCGATACGGCGGGCAAGGGCGGGGCGATCCGCGCCGTCTCCTCCTATCTCAATCCGCGCCAGTGCCGCACCGTGGCGCTGGGACCGCCCAGCGCGCGCGAGCAGGGCGAGTGGTATTTCCAGCGCTACGTCCAGCACCTGCCGAGCACCGGCGAGATCGTCCTGTTCGACCGCTCCTGGTACAACCGCGCGGGCGTCGAGAAGGTCATGGGCTATGCCACCAGCGCGCAGGTCGAGCAGTTCCTCGCCCAGGCGCCCGCGTTTGAACGCATGCTGGTCGATGACGGCATCCTCCTCTTCAAGTATTGGCTGACCTGCGACCAGGAGCAGCAGGAGGAGCGCCTGCGCGAACGGCTGGAGGATCCGCTCAAGCGCTGGAAGCTCTCGCCCGTCGATCTGGCCGCGCGCGCCAAGTACGAGGCCTACAGCAAGGCGCGCGCCGCGATGCTGGAGGCGACCCACAGCCGCCACGCCCCCTGGACCCTGGTCGACTTCAACGACCAGAAGCTTGGGCGCCTTACGCTGATTCGCAATCTGCTCGACCGGCTTCCCGACACCCGAGTCGATCCCCCCGAAATTGTCATCGAGCCGCTCGAAA
- a CDS encoding undecaprenyl-diphosphate phosphatase — MDLTLTAILLGIVEGLTEFLPVSSTGHLILATQIFGYDSEIWATFNVVIQLGAILAVIAHFWRTFWAVGMGLLELNPTSIRFVRNVVVAFMPSAVLGLLLNDWIESLLGSPSVVAWALIVGGIAILAIEKVAKPGPLTGVAELPLSKCVGVGFAQCLAMVPGTSRSGATIMGALAMGIERRTAAEFSFFLAVPTMVGATFLSVVKHREELMAGTGPVGWSEIAIGFVVSFVVALVVIKAFMAFVSRSGFSPFAWYRLAAGVLALFLLGRA, encoded by the coding sequence ATGGACCTTACACTGACAGCTATTCTCCTCGGCATCGTCGAGGGACTCACCGAGTTTCTGCCCGTCTCCTCGACGGGCCATCTCATCCTTGCCACCCAGATATTCGGCTACGATTCCGAGATATGGGCGACGTTCAACGTCGTCATCCAGCTGGGCGCGATCCTGGCTGTCATCGCCCACTTCTGGCGCACCTTCTGGGCGGTCGGCATGGGCCTGCTCGAACTCAACCCCACCTCGATCCGCTTCGTGCGCAATGTCGTCGTCGCGTTCATGCCCTCGGCGGTCCTGGGCCTTCTGCTCAACGACTGGATCGAGAGCCTGCTGGGCTCGCCCAGTGTCGTCGCCTGGGCGCTGATCGTGGGCGGCATTGCCATCCTTGCCATCGAGAAGGTGGCCAAGCCCGGCCCGCTGACCGGCGTGGCCGAACTGCCGCTGTCCAAGTGCGTGGGCGTGGGCTTTGCCCAGTGCCTCGCCATGGTGCCGGGCACCAGCCGTTCGGGCGCGACCATCATGGGCGCGCTGGCCATGGGCATCGAGCGCCGCACGGCCGCCGAATTCAGCTTCTTCCTTGCCGTCCCCACGATGGTGGGCGCCACCTTCCTCTCGGTCGTCAAGCACCGTGAGGAGCTGATGGCGGGCACCGGTCCTGTCGGCTGGAGCGAGATCGCGATCGGTTTCGTCGTCTCCTTCGTCGTCGCGCTGGTCGTCATCAAGGCGTTCATGGCCTTTGTCAGCCGTTCGGGCTTCTCGCCGTTTGCCTGGTATCGCCTGGCCGCGGGCGTCCTCGCGCTGTTCCTGCTGGGCCGCGCCTGA
- a CDS encoding M13 family metallopeptidase yields MRNFKGRALALAASGLAIAFASPVLAAPEQASAQEASPLTPSDDWGDFGIQTQWMDTATKPGDDFDRYVSGVWVDSVELPADRTRWGSFLELSELSQQRMHAIMNELLASNPAPGSDAARVAAAYKAYMDVDAINAKGLAPIQPYMERIFAAKSPQDLARLFASPGYASPIGIYVGADAKQSDIYALHSYVSGLGLPDRNYYLKTDERSQKIRSAYLEYLTFLLGKVGYQDPGAAAKAVLSLETRIAEADWDRVAARNDDLTYNKLTRAQYEALGSSGVLSTFLDTLGADQASYVIASEIPATAEELDAAKLDAAQAQALMGGGLPVVARLIDEVPVATWQAWLAARFVSGHASMLPSDIDEASFAFYGTTLSGQPEQRPRWKRGVAAVEGLAGELVGKLYAERHYPPEQKAKMEALVANLRKAMAVNLQELDWMGPETRREAQAKLDAFTPKIGAPDTFKTYEGLEFSASDPIGNSLAAGAWENNFEMGRIGQPVDRSEWAMLPETVNAYYNSTMNEIVFPAAILQPPFFNLSADPAVNYGAIGAVIGHEMGHGFDDQGAKSDGTGNMRDWWTPQDKANFQELQDKLEAQYNSFCPFDDGETCVNGKLTMGENIGDLGGLSLAYRAYKMALGGKEAPVIDGFTGDQRFFMGWAQVWRSKTREAQARQMLMTDPHAPPHYRVNGIVRNFDEWYKAFDVKPGDDLYLPPEERVRIW; encoded by the coding sequence ATGCGTAACTTCAAGGGGCGTGCCCTCGCTCTCGCGGCGAGCGGCCTCGCCATCGCTTTCGCTTCCCCCGTCCTCGCCGCGCCGGAACAGGCCAGCGCGCAGGAAGCTTCCCCGCTCACGCCCTCGGACGACTGGGGGGACTTCGGCATCCAGACCCAGTGGATGGACACCGCGACCAAGCCCGGCGACGATTTCGACCGCTACGTCAGCGGCGTATGGGTCGACAGCGTGGAACTGCCCGCCGACCGCACCCGCTGGGGCTCGTTCCTGGAACTGAGCGAACTTTCCCAGCAGCGCATGCACGCGATCATGAACGAGCTGCTCGCCTCCAACCCGGCGCCGGGCAGCGATGCGGCGCGCGTGGCCGCGGCCTACAAGGCGTACATGGACGTCGATGCGATCAACGCGAAGGGCCTCGCCCCGATCCAGCCCTACATGGAGCGCATCTTCGCCGCGAAGAGCCCGCAGGACCTGGCCAGGCTGTTCGCCTCGCCCGGCTATGCCTCGCCTATCGGGATCTACGTGGGGGCGGACGCCAAGCAGAGCGATATCTACGCGCTCCACAGCTACGTCTCGGGGCTGGGCCTGCCCGACCGCAACTACTACCTCAAGACCGACGAGCGCTCGCAGAAGATCCGCAGCGCCTATCTTGAGTACCTGACCTTCCTGCTTGGCAAGGTCGGCTACCAGGATCCGGGCGCAGCGGCCAAGGCCGTGCTCTCGCTGGAAACGCGCATTGCCGAGGCCGACTGGGACCGCGTCGCCGCGCGCAACGATGACCTCACCTACAACAAGCTGACCCGTGCGCAGTACGAGGCGCTGGGGAGCTCGGGCGTGCTCTCGACCTTCCTCGACACGCTGGGCGCCGACCAGGCCTCCTACGTCATCGCCAGCGAGATCCCGGCCACGGCCGAGGAACTGGACGCGGCCAAGCTGGACGCCGCGCAGGCGCAGGCGCTGATGGGCGGCGGTCTGCCGGTCGTCGCCAGGCTGATCGACGAGGTGCCCGTCGCCACCTGGCAGGCCTGGCTCGCCGCGCGCTTTGTCAGCGGCCACGCCTCGATGCTGCCCAGCGACATCGATGAGGCCTCCTTCGCCTTCTACGGCACCACGCTGTCGGGCCAGCCCGAGCAGCGCCCGCGCTGGAAGCGCGGCGTCGCCGCGGTCGAGGGGCTGGCGGGCGAACTCGTTGGCAAGCTCTACGCCGAGCGCCACTATCCGCCCGAGCAGAAGGCCAAGATGGAGGCCCTCGTCGCCAACTTGCGCAAGGCGATGGCGGTGAATCTCCAGGAGCTTGACTGGATGGGCCCGGAGACCCGCCGCGAGGCGCAGGCCAAGCTGGACGCCTTCACCCCCAAGATCGGCGCGCCCGACACCTTCAAGACCTATGAGGGACTGGAGTTTTCGGCCAGCGATCCGATCGGCAACAGCCTGGCCGCCGGGGCCTGGGAAAACAACTTCGAGATGGGCCGCATCGGCCAGCCGGTCGACCGCAGCGAGTGGGCCATGCTGCCCGAGACGGTCAACGCCTACTACAACTCGACGATGAACGAGATCGTCTTCCCGGCCGCGATCCTCCAGCCTCCCTTCTTCAATCTCTCGGCCGATCCGGCGGTGAACTACGGCGCCATCGGCGCAGTGATCGGCCACGAGATGGGCCACGGCTTCGACGACCAGGGCGCCAAGTCCGATGGCACGGGCAACATGCGCGACTGGTGGACCCCGCAGGACAAGGCCAACTTCCAGGAACTGCAGGACAAGCTGGAAGCCCAGTACAACAGCTTCTGCCCCTTCGATGACGGCGAGACCTGCGTGAACGGCAAGCTCACCATGGGCGAGAACATCGGCGACCTGGGCGGCCTCAGCCTCGCCTACCGGGCCTACAAGATGGCGCTCGGCGGCAAGGAGGCCCCGGTGATCGACGGCTTCACCGGCGACCAGCGCTTCTTCATGGGCTGGGCGCAGGTCTGGCGCAGCAAGACCCGCGAGGCGCAGGCCCGCCAGATGCTGATGACCGATCCGCACGCCCCGCCGCACTACCGCGTCAACGGCATCGTTCGTAACTTCGATGAATGGTACAAGGCCTTCGATGTAAAGCCGGGCGATGACCTCTACCTGCCGCCCGAAGAACGCGTCCGTATCTGGTAA
- a CDS encoding ABC transporter transmembrane domain-containing protein yields the protein MQSPDGPAESIETPASPEDTSASREDAAPRRPRRSLRPLAMVWRELFKYPGRMAVAGTALVVSAMSTLAIPYGFRRVIDQGFAQGADHDVIRTWFLMLLGVVVVLAIATSIRFYSVSWLGERVVADIRLRVQRHLLALAPGFFEENSPKEIASRMTADTAIIEQVVGTTVSVALRNAIMATGGVIFLFALAPSLTAGLLVAIPVVIVPITVFGRRLRVVARKSQDRVADIGAMTAEVLGALRVVQAFNQQEREGGRFSAAVERTFDTGRKRILIRAVMTAVMMFLIFGSITIIMWRGAIGVAEGTITGGTIAAFVVTAGIVAGAFGSLTEVYGDLVRGAGAASRLAELLSEEPEIASPARPQALPVPPRGKIAFEKVTFRYPTRPDMAALVDFSLTVEPGETVAIVGPSGAGKSTLFQLAERFYDPQGGVVKIDGVPLSSADPSDVRARIALVPQEGVLFAASARENLRYGRPDADDAMIWEAARAANAEDFLGMLPDGLDTFLGEDGARLSGGQRQRIAIARALLRDAPILLLDEATSALDAESERLVQDALDTLMQSRTTLVIAHRLSTVREADRIVVMDGGRIVEEGTHAALTQAGGLYARLASLQFDERATALG from the coding sequence ATGCAATCCCCAGACGGCCCGGCCGAGAGCATCGAGACCCCTGCGTCCCCGGAGGATACCTCCGCGTCCCGTGAGGATGCGGCGCCCAGACGCCCGCGACGCTCGCTGCGCCCGCTCGCGATGGTCTGGCGCGAACTCTTCAAGTATCCGGGCCGGATGGCCGTGGCGGGCACCGCGCTCGTCGTCTCGGCGATGTCGACGCTGGCGATTCCCTATGGCTTTCGCCGCGTGATCGACCAGGGCTTTGCGCAAGGGGCCGATCACGACGTGATCCGCACCTGGTTCCTGATGCTGCTGGGCGTGGTGGTGGTCCTGGCCATCGCGACCTCGATCCGTTTCTACTCGGTGTCCTGGCTGGGCGAGCGCGTGGTGGCCGACATCCGCCTGCGCGTCCAGCGCCACCTGCTCGCGCTTGCGCCCGGCTTCTTCGAGGAGAACAGCCCCAAGGAAATCGCCTCGCGCATGACCGCGGACACCGCGATCATCGAGCAGGTGGTGGGCACCACCGTCTCGGTCGCGCTGCGCAACGCGATCATGGCGACAGGGGGCGTGATCTTCCTCTTCGCGCTTGCGCCCAGCCTGACGGCGGGGCTTCTGGTCGCGATCCCCGTGGTGATCGTGCCGATCACCGTCTTCGGGCGGCGTCTGCGCGTCGTCGCGCGCAAGAGCCAGGACCGGGTTGCCGATATCGGCGCGATGACCGCCGAGGTGCTCGGCGCCTTGCGCGTAGTCCAGGCCTTCAACCAGCAGGAGCGCGAGGGCGGGCGCTTCAGCGCCGCGGTGGAGCGCACCTTTGATACCGGCCGTAAGCGCATCCTGATCCGTGCGGTGATGACCGCGGTGATGATGTTCCTCATCTTCGGCTCGATCACGATCATCATGTGGCGCGGCGCCATCGGCGTTGCCGAAGGCACGATCACGGGCGGCACGATTGCTGCCTTCGTCGTCACGGCGGGTATCGTGGCGGGTGCGTTCGGCTCGCTGACCGAGGTCTATGGCGACCTCGTGCGCGGGGCGGGCGCGGCCAGCCGTCTGGCCGAACTGCTCTCCGAGGAGCCCGAGATCGCGTCGCCCGCGCGCCCGCAGGCGCTGCCCGTGCCGCCGCGCGGCAAGATCGCCTTCGAGAAGGTCACCTTCCGCTATCCCACCCGGCCGGACATGGCCGCGCTGGTCGACTTCAGCCTGACCGTCGAGCCGGGCGAGACGGTCGCCATCGTTGGCCCTTCCGGCGCGGGCAAGTCCACGCTGTTCCAGCTCGCCGAGCGGTTCTACGACCCGCAGGGGGGCGTGGTGAAGATCGACGGCGTGCCGCTCTCCTCGGCAGACCCGAGCGACGTGCGCGCGCGCATCGCGCTGGTGCCGCAGGAAGGCGTGCTGTTCGCCGCCAGCGCGCGCGAGAACCTGCGCTACGGCCGGCCCGACGCGGACGATGCGATGATCTGGGAGGCCGCGCGCGCGGCCAACGCCGAGGACTTCCTGGGCATGCTCCCGGACGGGCTCGACACGTTCCTGGGCGAGGACGGGGCGCGCCTGTCGGGCGGCCAGCGCCAGCGCATCGCGATTGCCCGCGCGCTCTTGCGCGACGCGCCGATCCTGCTGCTGGACGAGGCGACGAGCGCGCTCGACGCCGAGAGCGAGCGTCTGGTGCAGGACGCGCTCGACACGCTGATGCAGAGCCGCACCACGCTCGTCATCGCGCACCGCCTTTCGACCGTGCGCGAGGCCGACCGGATCGTGGTCATGGATGGCGGGCGAATCGTCGAGGAGGGGACACACGCCGCGCTCACGCAGGCGGGCGGCCTCTATGCACGCCTCGCCTCGCTCCAGTTCGACGAACGGGCCACAGCGCTCGGCTAA
- a CDS encoding polyhydroxyalkanoate depolymerase, which yields MLYNAYELQRTMLSGAAAWASVGAELLTNPSLPMGYMGLGPYMASALDVFAHAAAPRGKPAFDIESVEVDGTLHAVTESIVLHRPFGNLLRFERAGLPKDAPRLLVAAPMSGHYATLLRGTVARMLESCVVYITDWADAKMVPESEGRFDLDDYIDYLIGFLEFIGPNTHMLAVCQPSVPAFAAAAVMGKHKNPCRPATLTMMGGPIDTREAPTSVNDVAMNQPLSWFKHNVIATVPLSYPGAGREVYPGFLQLAGFMAMNLGNHMMSHYGMFKHLVEGDGESAGATKAFYDEYRSVCDMTADFYLQTVEHVFQKHSLPKGEFVHRGEVIDPGAIRDTALLAVEGEKDDISGIGQTRAALHLAPNLPEAKKRYYLAEKVGHYGIFNGSKWRGRIAPVLEDWMRTHPTVEPASKASKAKA from the coding sequence TTGCTTTACAACGCCTACGAATTGCAGCGCACCATGCTCAGCGGCGCGGCGGCCTGGGCTTCGGTCGGCGCCGAGCTCCTGACGAATCCTTCCCTCCCCATGGGTTACATGGGCTTGGGCCCCTACATGGCCTCGGCCCTCGACGTCTTCGCGCACGCCGCCGCGCCGCGCGGCAAGCCCGCCTTCGACATCGAATCGGTCGAGGTGGATGGAACGCTCCACGCCGTTACCGAATCGATTGTCCTGCACCGTCCCTTCGGCAACCTGCTGCGCTTCGAGCGCGCCGGGCTTCCCAAGGACGCGCCGCGCCTCCTCGTCGCCGCCCCCATGAGCGGCCACTACGCGACGCTCCTGCGCGGCACGGTCGCGCGCATGCTGGAAAGCTGCGTCGTCTACATCACCGACTGGGCCGACGCGAAGATGGTGCCCGAAAGCGAAGGCCGCTTCGATCTCGACGACTATATCGACTACCTGATCGGGTTCCTCGAATTCATCGGCCCCAACACGCACATGCTCGCCGTGTGCCAGCCCTCGGTGCCCGCCTTTGCGGCTGCGGCCGTGATGGGCAAGCACAAGAACCCGTGCCGCCCGGCCACGCTGACCATGATGGGCGGGCCGATCGACACCCGCGAGGCGCCCACCAGCGTCAACGACGTGGCGATGAACCAGCCGCTGTCCTGGTTCAAGCACAACGTCATTGCCACCGTGCCGCTGTCCTATCCGGGCGCGGGCCGCGAGGTCTATCCCGGTTTCCTGCAGCTCGCCGGCTTCATGGCGATGAACCTAGGCAACCACATGATGAGCCACTACGGCATGTTCAAGCACCTCGTCGAAGGCGACGGGGAAAGCGCGGGCGCGACCAAGGCCTTCTACGATGAATACCGCTCGGTCTGCGACATGACCGCCGACTTCTACCTGCAGACGGTCGAACACGTCTTCCAGAAGCACTCGCTGCCCAAGGGCGAGTTCGTCCACCGCGGCGAGGTGATCGATCCGGGCGCGATCCGCGACACCGCGCTTCTTGCCGTCGAGGGCGAGAAGGACGACATCTCGGGGATTGGCCAGACCCGCGCGGCGCTGCACCTTGCGCCCAACCTGCCCGAGGCGAAGAAGCGCTACTACCTCGCCGAGAAGGTCGGCCACTACGGCATCTTCAACGGTTCGAAGTGGCGCGGGCGCATTGCCCCCGTGCTCGAGGACTGGATGCGCACGCACCCCACGGTCGAGCCCGCCAGCAAGGCGAGCAAGGCCAAGGCCTGA
- a CDS encoding murein L,D-transpeptidase catalytic domain-containing protein encodes MNPLLGRRHFLHGSLGAGLALTLPGRALAATAPATAASTTPYERRVLASAHAQATRVGDAVWRKDIVGMADFALPSWKPRLHFANLENGTVRSFLLAHGRGSDPEHSGWLQSFSNAPGSLATSRGAFLTCEWYKGKYGTSIRLVGLDDDNSAALERLIVVHPAWYADAAMLDKYGKLGRSEGCFAMGDADFKQALWHLSGGRLLYADRIGEG; translated from the coding sequence ATGAACCCACTGCTTGGCCGACGACATTTCCTCCACGGCAGCCTCGGCGCCGGGCTTGCGCTGACCCTTCCGGGCCGGGCGCTCGCCGCAACTGCGCCCGCGACGGCTGCGTCCACCACCCCCTATGAGCGCCGCGTGCTCGCATCCGCGCACGCGCAGGCCACCCGCGTCGGCGATGCGGTGTGGCGCAAGGACATCGTGGGCATGGCCGATTTCGCCCTGCCCTCCTGGAAGCCGCGCCTGCACTTCGCCAACCTGGAGAATGGCACGGTCCGCTCGTTCCTGCTCGCCCACGGGCGCGGCTCGGACCCGGAACATAGCGGCTGGCTGCAGTCCTTCTCGAACGCGCCGGGATCGCTGGCCACCTCGCGCGGGGCCTTCCTCACCTGCGAATGGTACAAGGGCAAGTACGGCACCTCGATCCGCCTCGTTGGCCTCGATGACGACAACTCCGCCGCGCTCGAACGCCTGATCGTGGTCCACCCGGCCTGGTACGCCGATGCCGCGATGCTCGACAAGTACGGCAAGCTGGGGCGCAGCGAGGGCTGCTTCGCGATGGGCGATGCCGATTTCAAGCAGGCGCTCTGGCACCTCTCGGGCGGGCGCCTGCTCTACGCGGACCGCATCGGCGAGGGGTAA
- a CDS encoding TetR/AcrR family transcriptional regulator translates to MEKNLTALKQEAPTDARQVRSRKALNATLLDLLAQRTFDELTIREITARAGTGYATFFRHFSTKEALLSDLVVDPIDELLTRTLALLDSPRTREAPSVRELCAWVAGDRAFWAPLLTGGAAGLVRSEFLRQARERAAAGHGLHREDTWLPADLALIHGVSSVIGVLTWWLRQGEDGSLEQVAMILERMVIAPITQDAAVEAALS, encoded by the coding sequence ATGGAGAAAAACCTCACGGCCCTCAAGCAGGAGGCACCCACCGACGCGCGTCAGGTCCGATCGCGCAAGGCGCTCAACGCGACCTTGCTCGACCTGCTGGCCCAGCGCACCTTCGACGAGCTCACCATTCGCGAGATCACCGCGCGGGCGGGCACCGGCTACGCGACGTTTTTCCGGCATTTCAGCACCAAGGAAGCGTTGCTCTCCGACCTCGTCGTCGATCCCATCGACGAGCTGCTCACCCGCACGCTCGCCCTGCTCGACAGCCCCCGGACCCGGGAGGCACCGAGCGTGCGCGAACTGTGCGCCTGGGTCGCGGGCGACCGCGCGTTCTGGGCCCCGCTCCTCACCGGAGGCGCGGCCGGGCTCGTGCGTTCGGAGTTCCTGCGCCAGGCCCGGGAACGCGCCGCAGCCGGCCATGGACTCCATCGTGAAGACACCTGGCTTCCCGCCGACCTCGCGCTGATCCATGGGGTCAGCTCGGTCATCGGCGTGCTCACCTGGTGGCTGCGCCAGGGCGAGGACGGCAGCCTCGAGCAGGTTGCCATGATCCTCGAACGCATGGTAATTGCCCCGATCACGCAGGACGCAGCTGTCGAGGCAGCGCTGTCCTGA
- a CDS encoding XdhC family protein, whose translation MTQTEIAAPFAEIADADWPTFGWSDDIRPALARALEAGKPAALATLYKVEGSAPRGPGSQMLFTAQDTDAARIAVSGYFSGDCIEGDVASHAAAVLTDGQPRRLHYGTGSPWIDIRLRCGGALFILVERIAPDCPAAHALLDHARARTSCRWISDGTTRRVEAGRGPLLDLEDADAVRLARRFDPPRRLIVSGGDPGALAAAQLAALSQFETVLVRPDGPASPPPFPVSQYRREDPARALEELGLDRWTAYLGATHEDHHDLGGCLAALRGQAGYVAMIGARSRAPARLAALEAAGASPDELERLRLSPGMTGLGKAPWEVATGIIAEIMQALNPAGERA comes from the coding sequence ATGACACAAACCGAGATCGCGGCGCCCTTCGCCGAGATTGCCGACGCCGACTGGCCGACCTTCGGCTGGAGCGACGATATTCGCCCCGCGCTCGCGCGCGCGCTCGAAGCCGGGAAACCCGCGGCCCTCGCCACGCTCTACAAGGTCGAAGGCAGCGCCCCGCGCGGCCCTGGCTCGCAGATGCTCTTCACCGCCCAGGACACCGACGCGGCGCGCATCGCCGTGAGCGGCTACTTCTCGGGCGACTGCATCGAGGGCGATGTCGCCAGCCACGCCGCCGCCGTCCTGACAGATGGCCAGCCGCGCCGCCTCCACTACGGCACCGGCAGCCCCTGGATCGACATTCGCCTGCGCTGCGGCGGCGCGCTCTTCATCCTGGTCGAGCGCATCGCGCCCGACTGCCCGGCCGCCCACGCGCTCCTCGACCACGCCCGCGCCCGCACCTCGTGCCGCTGGATCAGCGATGGCACCACGCGCCGGGTCGAAGCCGGGCGCGGCCCGCTCCTGGACCTGGAAGACGCCGACGCGGTGCGCCTTGCCCGCCGCTTCGACCCGCCGCGCCGCCTGATCGTCTCGGGCGGGGATCCCGGCGCGCTCGCTGCGGCACAGCTGGCCGCGCTCAGCCAGTTCGAGACCGTCCTCGTGCGGCCCGATGGCCCGGCCAGCCCGCCGCCCTTCCCGGTCTCGCAGTACCGCCGCGAGGACCCGGCCCGCGCGCTGGAGGAGCTCGGCCTCGACCGCTGGACCGCCTATCTGGGGGCCACGCACGAGGACCACCACGATCTGGGCGGCTGCCTTGCCGCGCTTCGTGGCCAGGCGGGCTACGTTGCGATGATCGGGGCGCGTTCGCGCGCGCCTGCCCGCCTCGCCGCGCTCGAAGCCGCGGGCGCGAGCCCGGACGAGCTGGAACGCCTGCGCCTCTCGCCGGGCATGACCGGCCTGGGCAAAGCGCCCTGGGAAGTCGCCACCGGGATCATCGCCGAGATCATGCAGGCGCTCAACCCGGCCGGAGAGCGCGCCTGA
- a CDS encoding nucleotidyltransferase family protein, with protein MAAGSARRFGSDKLSATFEGEPLVHHALRTACAAPVDKVVVAARPDLDLSQWQAPEGAPPVTILRVESQALSTTLKAGVAALGDVDTLFVFLGDMPRVPPGEAAHLARILADNFAALPRHGGKPGHPVLLSARALADVPTLTGDAGAGQILRGRSDVAVHETDDPAVRLDIDRPEDLARLKGGTPD; from the coding sequence CTGGCGGCAGGCTCGGCACGGCGGTTCGGCTCGGACAAGCTCTCCGCGACCTTCGAGGGCGAGCCGCTGGTCCACCATGCCCTGCGCACAGCCTGCGCAGCCCCCGTGGACAAGGTCGTCGTCGCCGCCCGGCCCGACCTCGACCTGTCGCAGTGGCAGGCGCCCGAGGGGGCCCCGCCCGTCACGATCCTGCGCGTGGAGAGCCAGGCGCTATCGACCACGCTCAAGGCCGGCGTCGCGGCCCTGGGCGATGTGGACACGCTCTTCGTGTTCCTGGGCGACATGCCCCGCGTGCCGCCCGGCGAGGCCGCGCATCTGGCCCGGATCCTCGCGGACAACTTCGCCGCCTTGCCGCGCCATGGGGGCAAGCCCGGCCATCCGGTCCTGCTCTCGGCCCGCGCGCTGGCTGACGTTCCCACGCTGACAGGCGATGCCGGTGCCGGGCAGATCCTGCGCGGACGATCCGACGTGGCCGTTCACGAAACCGACGATCCCGCCGTCCGGCTCGACATCGACCGCCCGGAAGACCTCGCGCGCCTCAAGGGCGGGACCCCAGACTGA
- a CDS encoding YqgE/AlgH family protein, with translation MEGQYLAGRMLLAMPGMFDPRFERSVNVLCVHDEHGALGINVGEVREGVTFHAILDDLGLDTAMAPDCAVLNGGPVEPGRGFVLHSLDWGGGDSIEVHTQEGPLCALSASMDILRAIAQGRGPSQWVMALGYAGWAPGQLEEEMRHHGWYAAQGSREVLFDTAPEARWTGAWKHEGIDPGLLASQTGNA, from the coding sequence ATGGAAGGACAGTATCTTGCCGGCCGCATGCTTCTGGCCATGCCGGGCATGTTCGATCCGCGTTTCGAGCGTTCGGTGAACGTGCTGTGCGTGCACGACGAACACGGCGCGCTGGGCATCAACGTGGGCGAGGTGCGCGAGGGCGTGACCTTCCACGCCATTCTCGATGATCTGGGGCTCGACACCGCGATGGCGCCCGACTGCGCGGTGCTGAACGGCGGGCCGGTGGAGCCGGGGCGCGGCTTCGTGCTGCATTCGCTCGACTGGGGCGGCGGGGACTCGATCGAGGTGCACACCCAGGAAGGCCCCTTGTGCGCGCTCTCGGCCTCGATGGACATCCTGCGCGCGATTGCGCAGGGGCGTGGGCCCAGCCAGTGGGTCATGGCGCTGGGCTATGCGGGCTGGGCGCCGGGGCAGCTGGAAGAGGAAATGCGCCACCACGGCTGGTACGCCGCGCAAGGCAGCCGCGAGGTGCTCTTCGACACCGCGCCCGAGGCGCGCTGGACGGGCGCCTGGAAGCACGAGGGCATCGATCCGGGGCTTCTCGCCAGCCAGACCGGCAACGCCTGA